The DNA segment GACGTTCGCCTCCTGGCCCGAATACGCATGCACGGCATACCAACGGCGCTTGATTCCATCGTCCTTAACGACGGGCGCCTTCTCGCTTTCTTCGCCGCCTTCCGCCGCTTCCGCGACCTCCGGTTCGGCGTTCTCGCCGGCCATTTCTTCGCTCGTCACCATGCGACTCCCTAAACCAGCCAGATCAAGAGTTGGATAAATTTCAGGAACACAAAATCGTATATTCCTACAACCACCCCAAGGAGAATCAGGGTGCAAAGCACGATCGTCGTGTTGGACTTCAGCTCGGCCTTCGTCGGCCACGCCACTTTGCCCAACTCCGTCACCACTTCCTGATAGAACTCGCGGACACGCGTCACCAAACTCGGCTTAGCCACGGCGGCAATCTGTTTAGCCATGGGACTCCTTCTTACACGCGTCTAGGGGCTGCACTGTGCAGCGGTTGCAAACTATGAATGGCAGGGCTGGAGGGACTCGAACCCCCAACCTTGGGCTTTGGAGGCCCCTGCTCTAGCCAATTGAGCTACAGCCCTGCGGAAAAGACACTCCACAAAACAGGATGGCGAACTGACACACTTTCCGCTGGCTTGCTCTATCGTTCCACACCCACACACAACCGGCCCCAAACAGAATACTCCCTGTCAAGGTAGCTGCGCGGGTGGATTGGCCAAATGGCTGCCGAATGCGACAAGTACCGGAAAGCCGTACAATCCTACCAACCTACGGATTCAATTTCAATCTGGACGCCGCACGTACTATTCGATGATTTTCGTGACGACGCCCGCGCCGACCGTACGGCCGCCTTCGCGTACCGCGAAGCGCAGGTTCTCGTTCATGGCGATCGGCGTAATCAGTTCCGCCGTGATGCGAATGTTGTCGCCCG comes from the Candidatus Hydrogenedentota bacterium genome and includes:
- the tuf gene encoding elongation factor Tu (EF-Tu; promotes GTP-dependent binding of aminoacyl-tRNA to the A-site of ribosomes during protein biosynthesis; when the tRNA anticodon matches the mRNA codon, GTP hydrolysis results; the inactive EF-Tu-GDP leaves the ribosome and release of GDP is promoted by elongation factor Ts; many prokaryotes have two copies of the gene encoding EF-Tu) yields the protein GDNIRITAELITPIAMNENLRFAVREGGRTVGAGVVTKIIE
- the secE gene encoding preprotein translocase subunit SecE, translating into MAKQIAAVAKPSLVTRVREFYQEVVTELGKVAWPTKAELKSNTTIVLCTLILLGVVVGIYDFVFLKFIQLLIWLV